A window from Gossypium raimondii isolate GPD5lz chromosome 7, ASM2569854v1, whole genome shotgun sequence encodes these proteins:
- the LOC105793166 gene encoding putative axial regulator YABBY 2 isoform X2 has translation MSMDLTSERVWYVHCNFCNTILAVSVPCNSAFNIVTVRCGHCANLLSVNMGTSLQTVPSQDAQQITIDEDHSNKECGSSSKCNKFSAVDSTEQEATRMPPIRPPEKRQRVPSAYNRFIKEEIQRIKASNPDISHREAFSTAAKNWAHFPHIHFGLKLDGSKQAKLDQGYADQGSQKSNGYC, from the exons ATGTCAATGGACTTGACATCTGAACGTGTTTGGTATGTTCACTGCAACTTCTGCAACACCATTTTAGCG GTTAGTGTTCCATGCAACAGTGCGTTCAACATCGTGACTGTTAGATGTGGGCATTGTGCCAATCTGCTGTCTGTAAATATGGGAACTTCACTTCAAACAGTTCCCAGTCAAGATGCTCAG CAGATAACCATTGATGAAGATCATTCAAATAAGGAATGTGGGTCGTCTTCCAAATGCAACAAGTTTTCTGCAGTTGATTCTACAGAGCAAGAAGCAACTAGAATGCCACCTATTCGCC CCCCTGAGAAGAGACAACGTGTTCCTTCTGCATATAACAGGTTCATTAA GGAGGAAATCCAAAGGATCAAAGCTAGTAATCCAGACATCAGTCACAGGGAAGCTTTCAGCACAGCAGCAAAaaat TGGGCACATTTTCCTCACATTCACTTTGGGCTAAAGCTGGATGGAAGCAAACAAGCAAAACTTGACCAGGGATATGCAGATCAGGGTTCTCAAAAGTCTAATGGGTACTGCTGA
- the LOC105793166 gene encoding putative axial regulator YABBY 2 isoform X1 codes for MSMDLTSERVWYVHCNFCNTILAVSVPCNSAFNIVTVRCGHCANLLSVNMGTSLQTVPSQDAQKQQITIDEDHSNKECGSSSKCNKFSAVDSTEQEATRMPPIRPPEKRQRVPSAYNRFIKEEIQRIKASNPDISHREAFSTAAKNWAHFPHIHFGLKLDGSKQAKLDQGYADQGSQKSNGYC; via the exons ATGTCAATGGACTTGACATCTGAACGTGTTTGGTATGTTCACTGCAACTTCTGCAACACCATTTTAGCG GTTAGTGTTCCATGCAACAGTGCGTTCAACATCGTGACTGTTAGATGTGGGCATTGTGCCAATCTGCTGTCTGTAAATATGGGAACTTCACTTCAAACAGTTCCCAGTCAAGATGCTCAG AAACAGCAGATAACCATTGATGAAGATCATTCAAATAAGGAATGTGGGTCGTCTTCCAAATGCAACAAGTTTTCTGCAGTTGATTCTACAGAGCAAGAAGCAACTAGAATGCCACCTATTCGCC CCCCTGAGAAGAGACAACGTGTTCCTTCTGCATATAACAGGTTCATTAA GGAGGAAATCCAAAGGATCAAAGCTAGTAATCCAGACATCAGTCACAGGGAAGCTTTCAGCACAGCAGCAAAaaat TGGGCACATTTTCCTCACATTCACTTTGGGCTAAAGCTGGATGGAAGCAAACAAGCAAAACTTGACCAGGGATATGCAGATCAGGGTTCTCAAAAGTCTAATGGGTACTGCTGA